A region of the Thioploca ingrica genome:
GACTTTAATAACCCTAACTTAATAATAATAACAATAGAGCTAAAAAAGTAGTGGTATAACCATCGTCAAAAGAAGCAAAATAGGAACAATATCAATGGATAAAGTTTTTAAAGTAGGCTTATTTGGGTTAGCGAGTAATGAACAAAATACCCTTGGCAGTATTTTTAAGTTAGCTGCCTCAAGAAGCCGACAATATACCTTGATCAGTTCTGATAAACGTCCCCAAGCAGAAATTATCCTGGTCGATGCGGATGATCAGAATGCCATAAATGAGTGGCGTAGTTTTAGTGTCCATCATAGTGCAATTCCGGTTATTAAAGTGACTAAAAATCTTCCTATAGAATCCGGTAGTGACATCTATTTGCGTCGCCCCTTAACTTTAAAACGGGTACTTGAAACCCTTGATAAAGTAACCATAGAAGCGCATAAATACGTTCCGGAGTTAGTTATCGGCGGTGAAGATAAAGTCCTTGACGAAGAAGCCAATGCCGCACTACTGGGAGCGGTACAAGGTGCTGAAAAAGCTTCGCGAAGCGGTTTTAAAGCCTTGGTGGTTGATGATAGCCTGCCAGTACGTAAATCTATGGAAATTCAGTTAGGTTTATTTGGTATGGAAATTGATTTCGCTGAAACGGGTGAAGAAGCACTTGAATATATAAAGAAAAGTGTTTACGACATCATTTTTTTAGATTTAATGCTACCCGGTATTGATGGCTATAAGGTCTGCAAAGAAATAAAATCTTATAAAATGTCTAAAAATACCCCAGTGGTTATGTTAACTGGCAAAGGCTCACGTTTTGATAAATTGAGAGGAACCATGGCGGGCGCTAATGTTTATTTAACTAAACCCGTAGAACAAGAAAAACTCAAAGAAGTTATAAAACAATACTTGCCCAATACGACGGCAGCATAAGCTTAAATCACTTAATAATAGTTAAGTTATTCAATAACGAAATCACGTAAAAATAATAATCATCGTGATAAAATAAAAATCAGCCAGGAGAATGGTATAAAATACAATTTTATTAATTGATAGCCCATTCAATTTTTTACCAACGGTTTATAAGATTGTTTAATATTAATCGGTGACACTGATAAAATAAATATAGAAATTAACATTTAACAAATTTTAAGGAGAATATTTCTATGCCCATTAATAAAATCATGGTGGTTGATGATTCGACAGTTGATCGAATGAATATTCAAAATATTATTTCTGATGCCGGTTATGCGGTGATTGCAGCCAGTTCTGGACAAGAAGCCATTGAAAAAGCCGCTGCAGAAAAACCCGATTTGATTTTTATGGATGTGGTTATGCAACAAATGGATGGTTATCAAGCCTGTCGAGAAATTACTCATAATGAAGCCACTAAAAATATTCCGATTGTATTTGTAACGAGTAAAGGTCAAAAAGCCGATCGGATGTGGGCTGAAATGCAGGGAGGTAAGGCTCTGGTACAAAAGCCTTATACCCCCGATCAAATTATTCAACAAATCAATAATTTTAAATAGTTATTGATATTAATTTAATGAGTTGCTTATTATTATGCGAAGCAGCAAAAAATCTTTGTTTCTTTAACCGGAAAATCAAAAAGGTCAAGCTGAGTGCTTATTTTATAAGCTCTTTTTAACTAGAAATACTCGTTAAAAAATCTAGCATGACGTTAATGTTCCACCTTTGCCTAATCCATGCCAATGCAAAGGTGGTTAGGTCGCCTAAACAATATCTAAACAACGTTGAAAACGAAATCTTAATATAGAGTAACCGGTCATGGTTTGAGGGTGACTTTTTAATCTCAAAATCTAACTAACTAAACTACTAGCAGATTATAACCACATCCCTTTCTTCTTTCTAACTGAATTTACCAATTAATTATGTTTGGAATAGAAAATATTATTCGCTTTGCTCTTAATGGTTCTCATCTCCATTTAGAGTTAACCGGAGATGCTATTGACTATCTATTTTGTTAGGAGGGTGCCTAAAGTCATTTAGCTTACTTAATAAGGTACATTAAGATCACTTGGTAACTTGTTATTTGATAAATTTTTTACTATTATATTTTGTGATTTACAAGAACCTGAGGTGTAAACAATGAAGCGACAAGAATACCTCTCAGTTTTAATATCTAATAAAGAATAAAAGGAGTTACTATGTCTAAACAGGTCAATAAATAACTCAGTCTCCACCTGAGAGGGATATTAACAAATGCCGTTTTATTACACGATCCGTATAGCGATATTATTACTGGCGATTTTGAGTTTAACGAGTTGTGATTTTTGGGAAAATATCCAAAAATGGCTGAAAAAACCGACTGAGAATGTTGAAATTTCTCAATTAACTTTAGCGGTTGCACCACAAATTGCCTGGATGCCTTGGTATTTAGCTGATGAAGAAGGCACATTTAAAGAACATGCTAGCGCTTATAACTTAGAAGTACAATTTGTTTCTGATAACTACCAGGATACGATTGAAAAATTTATTAATGAAGAAGTCGAAGCGATTGCGATTACGAATATTGATGCAATTGCTCAATTAGTTAGACGAGATATTGAAGCAGACGTTATCTTAATAACGAATTATAGTAGTGGTAATGAAGCGATTCTACTACCGAGTAATGCGGATACCAATGTGCGTAATATTCGTGGGAAGAAATTTGCGCTGGTTCAAAACTCTTCGCGTCATTATTTACTCGATCGCTATTTAGTGAGAAACCAAATTCCATTTGATGATGTCAATGTTCTTAATACCCCGGAAGTGGATATTCCGGCAGCTTTTGTCAATAAAGATGTTTATGGGGTAGTAACCAGTAATCCTAATGTCCACAAATTAGTTAAAGAAGCGGATGCGAAAATATTATTCGATAGTCGTGAAATTCCGACGGAAATTTTCGATATGATAGTCGTTCGTCGCGATACACTCCTTGATCATCCTAAATTTGCTCAGGTCTTATTAGCAACTTGGTTTGCTATGATGGAAAGATTACAAGGTAATAAAAAGGGACCGACTTTAGATGCGATGGCACGTTTAGCTAATTTATCCCGTGAGGAATATGATGATGAACTCGCTATGACACCGCTCAATGATACGTCAACTAAAGCATTATCAGCTATTCGGGCACATCGGCGGATGAGAAAGGGCATGCGTCATATCCGTTACTTTGTTGAGCGACATGAACTCAGTGGTAATGAAATTTTTACCGGTTGGGTATCGTATCCGGGACGAACACCGGCTTTACTTCACTTTAATGGAGAACCCCTACAAGATTTTGTGGCACCACCGGAAACTTAGGCAAGAACGCTCATGAAAACACCTTGGTTGATACCAAGCGAAGCATTGAATCGACCCCTTAACCGACAAACGGATGATCTGATTTTAGTCAGTGAAGAAATGACTGAAACTATCCGTCGACTGGGATTTCATATCGGCAATATTGGCCTCTTAATTGCGCAACATGCCACCAGTGAACTGACTGAAATGAAACAAGTTTGTGCTATTCCATTCACCGCACCTTGGTTATTAGGTTTAATTAACTTACGGGGCAATTTGGTGCCGGTGTTTGACCTGAATATGCTAATGCAGTTACCCAGGCGAACGGAACAAAAACAGATGTTATTAATTTTAGGACAAGGTGAATTAGCCGGTGCCATTGTGATTGAAGATTTACCTATTCATCTCACTTTTACTACCGCAGATAAATTAGAAACTTTACCACCATTACCCACGGTACTGAAATCCTTTGCTACCAACGGTTATGAAAAAAAGGGTGAAATCTGGTTTAATTTTGATCATCTCGGTTTTTTTGAATCATTAGCCACTAAAATTGCAGTTTGATATGAAAAATACCAAAGCGAAGGGTTAACCCAATGATAATGAGGTCATGGGCAGTGAGGTAAACCAACCGCCAAAAATTTTGGCACGTTTTCATAATGGGTTCGAACCGAAATAATTAATTGCGTTGACTAAACTTTTAGTAAGTTGTTCGATAGATTAATAACTGAATCAGCTAATAAATAACTGCTAACCACTTAACAACCACTCAAATTCAACCTAACAAATGTAGCTGACTAACATGAAACTTCGGCAAAAAATGTTCATTGGTTCGGCTTTCCTCGCCGTGATACCTGTTGTTATTACTGCCTTCTCCACAAGCCAAATCGCCGGTACCTTAGGACAGCAAGCACTGACTCAAAGTGCTCAAAGCCATATTATTTCCATCCGGGATACCAAAAAAGCCCAAATTGAGGATTACTTTAATTTGGTTATCAACCAACTCCAAGTTTATGCTAATGCCCGTACTACCATTGATGCGATGCGTGCATTTAAAGAAGCTTACCCCAAATTTAAAGATGAAGCAGCACTTCATACTGAGATGGAAGTCAGCGGAGAAGAAGGCCCGATTGAAGGGCCACCGGTACCTTTATCTTTACCCATAGAAGAATATAAATCGGCAGTACGTGATTATTACGTTAATGATTTTTCTCAAGAGTATGGTACTTTGAATGTCAACGAAGCACCTGACATGATGGAAATTCTCGATCAATTAGACGATAACAGTATTGCCTTACAGTATTATTATTTGGCTGATAACCCTAATCCTTTGGGTACTAAAGAAGAATTTTTCTCCGCGAGTGATGCTTCGAGTTATACTCAACTTCATCGCCATTACCATCCTTATATCCATGATATTCAGCGACGCTTCGTATTTGAAGATATTTTCTTAGTTGACCATGAAACCGGTCATATTATTTATTCCGTACTCAAACAAATTGATTTTGCCACTTCACTGATTGATGGACCTTATGCGAAAACCAGCTTAGGCCAAGTCTTTGAGCAAGCCAAGCAAGGTTTACATAACAGTGTTGCCTTGGTTGATTTTTCACCTTATTTGCCTTCCTATGACAGCCAGGCCGCTTTTATTGGAACGCCGATTTATGATGGCGATCAAAAGTTAGGGGTGTTGATTTTCCAGCTTTCTATTGATCCGATTAATGATATTATGACTTATGATCGGGCTTGGCGGTCGGACGAATCGGGTCGCACCGGTGAAACTTATATTGTCGCCAGTGATGGAACGATGCGGAATGACAGCCGGATGTTAGTTGAAGATAAGGAAGGCTATTTACTCGCTGTTCAACAAGCGGAGTTACCGGATGATGTGATTTCCAATATTGAATTGAAAGATACCAGTGTGGGTTTACAAAAAGTCGATAGTCCAGGAACTCGAGCGGCTTTTTCTGGAGTAACGGGCTTTGATCTATATGAAGATTATCGAGGTCAATTTGTTTTATCGGCTTATGCGCCTATTAATGTCCCCGGTTTGCAGTGGGCCGTTTTTTCCAACTTACAAGAAGACGAATCACTGGAACGCTTACAAGCTTTAACCACTGAAATTACGAAAGGGATTCTACCCATAGCGGCTGCTATTCTTATTCTGGGTGGGATAATTGGGTTTTTCTTCTTTGGTCGCATTGCTGCTCCGATTGGTCATCTAGAATCAACGGTGACTAAAGTTGCTGAAGGTGACTTTACTGCTCGGGCTAATATTAAAACGGGCGATGAATTAGAAACATTAAGTAACGCTTTTAATGGTCTGTTAGATGATCGGCTTTCGGCTTTAGCTAAGGCCGAAAAAGAAAATGAAATGCTCAATAATTCGATTATTGAATTACTTAAGGCTTCTTTCCAATTAAGTCAACGTGATTTAACCGTTCAAGTTCCGGTGACTGAAGATGTGACCGGGCCATTGGCTGATGCGATTAACCAAATGGCAACGGAAACCAGTAAAGTGTTACTCAATGTGCGGCGAATTACTGATGACGTCGAACATGCTTCCAACCAAGTTAAACGCCAAGGTGATAATGTGTGTAAAGTGGCGGAAGCAGAACGGGCGGTGGTAGATACCACTATGGCGGAACTCTCTGCTGCAGCGGAAGCGATGAATAAAATTGCGGAAGTTGCTCAATCTTGTAATGAAATTGCAACGCAAGCGACTCGCTCCACTCAAACTGCATTGTCTACTGTAACTAGCACCGTTGATGGGATGGGTGAAATTCGGGAAACGATTCATGAAACTGAAAAGCGTATCAAGCGCTTAGGTGAACGTTCGCAAGAAATTAGTAGTATTGTGGATATCATTAACAACATTGCTGAACGTACTCACGTGCTTGCACTTAATGCCAGTATGCAAGCGGCGGCAGCGGGTGAAGCGGGTCGTGGTTTCTCGGTCGTTGCGGATGAAGTGCAGCGATTGGCAGAAAGTTCACGGAATGCAACGTCCCAAATTTCGGCTTTGGTGAAAAACATCCAAGTGGAAACCAACGATACCATTGCCACTATGGATAAAACCATTGGCCAGGTGGTTGAAGGTTCACGGCTGGCTGAACGTGCCGGTGAACAAATGAAAGAAACCCAAAATACCACGGCTAACCTGGTGCAAGTCGTCGAACAGATCGCCATGGCTTCTCGGCAACAAGCTCAAATTAGTAATGAACTCCGCGAGCGTGCCAAAACGATTCAAATGAGTACTCAGGAAACCGGTAAACAATTAGAGGAACAAACTTTACAAACGGACCGCTTAGTTGAATATTCTAAACAGTTAATTGAATCTATTCGGGTATTTAAACTACCTTTAACCCACGATTAAATATGGAAGCGGTTGTTCAATTACAAACTCAAGTTGCTACCGAAGCATACCGTTGGTATGAGGCAGTGGCAACTCTGGCACAAGGTGAGGTAGATACCCTTGATCCCGCTCTAGCAACCCTTCATCATTATTTAACTGATCTACAAAAGGCAGCGGCTAATGCGCATTTACAAGGATTAGCTGAAATTTGCCAATATTTAACGGATTACTTTATTCAACTGCGTACTTTAGAAGTTTCTCAACGTTGTCAATTATGTACTGACATAGAATCTTGGCCAAGACGAGTTATTAACTATCTCTATTCACCGACGGATATTACGGTTTGTGAACAACTACTCGCTTGTTTGCCTCAAACCGATGATGCTTTACCTCAACCTCGATCCTTTGAATCTTTGATTCAAATGCTATTACAACCGCCGCTTGACCATGAAGCAGGACCAGCCATACTGGCAGCGGGAGTCGCTGTAACAACTGCACCGGCACTGACTACAACCACTCATGAGGTTCAACCCTTAACCACGACCCCGGTGAAGACGGAGGTCAAAACTGTGACTAACTATATCAGTTCTCGGGGAGAAACGATTTTTGTTCCCCAATTGTCTGACTTGTCCAAACAGATTGTAGAACAGAGTGATACCTTAGCCCAAGCACTTAATCAAATTCTGTCACATGACGAAGAAGACGAAGCATTTTTTGCCGGTATAGAACAATATACCAATACGGTCCAACAATTTTGGGAACTCGCCGAAAAAATTGGTCTGAAGAGTTTCCAAACCGTTTGCACTTTTATTAATGATAATTTTTTTGACTATAGCAATTTATCTAATGCAGAACGCTTAGAACGTTATGAGTCATTTGGTCAATGGACCCAATTGGCGGTTAATTATTTAAACCAACCCACTGAAGGTGCTGCTGCTTTAGTTGAATATCTGAGTCGAGATACTTGGTTAATCCCTTTAGTAGAACCTCAAGCCAAAACGTTACTCACTCAACTCATTCAAGAAGGTACATTTTTTCAGCGGAATAATTTGCCACAGCCATTGCCGGCAATTTCCAAACCGGCAGAATCAAAATCGACACTTCGTCAAAGTGAGACTGAGCCAATGGCAGAGGCAGAATCAACTACAGCAGCTTATCTCGAAACTGATGCGACTGACGAATTTGCTTCTAGCTCAACGGATTCAATTGAACCGGATGCGGATGAATTAGCCTTACCCATGACATTAGATCACCTGCCGACGGAAGATTTTCTCTTCCTCGGTTCAATGGAAGAGGTTTCGATAGCGGATTTAGTTTTACCGGTCCCTTTAGAAAATCTAACCGAAGATCTGAGATTGCCGGCTGATTTGGAAGCGATAGCAGAAAAGGGAGAGGAATCGTCTTTACCCCCGTCGCAGACACTCGATTCTACCACAACCGAGGTGACGCCGTTATCGAACTGGGTCGCTGATTCAACCGCTATTTTAGATAGCGAGTTACTCATAGCAGCAGCAGACTTAGATCATTTACCGGAGCTATCAGCAGAATCTCTCTTTTTACAGCAACCCGATTTAGAAACCGATGAATTTTTCACAGCCACTGAGTTACCACCCATCACTGAGGAGGATGACAATACCCTATTAGTTCAGGCTCACTCCACCGCTCGTGACGAGGTACCTCCTTCACCAACACTGATTACCCCAGCCAATCTTGATCTGCTCACTGCAGAAATTACTGAAGCTCAAAATGATTTATTAGCGGCAGTCAATAAATTTGTCACCGCTAAAGATGATAGCCCAACTTTATTGGAAGCAGTCGAACACTATAATGATAATGTCCAGTCCATTTTGGAGACTGCACAAAAAGTGGGATTATCCGGGTTACAATATATTTGCACTTTTATTCATGATAATATCTTTGAACTCAGTACCCATCCTCATGGCATTCGTCAAGCCGCAAAATCTTATATTGAAGTTTGGCCCCGCTTAATCTTAACTTACCTACACGATCCAGTACAAGGTATTCAACCGCTAATTACTCATCTGAGCCATCCGGCATGGCCTTTAGCACTCGATGATAGACAAGCGCAAATGCTAGTCGTGCGGTTGACCCAAGAGGCGTTAGGTAAAAAAATAGCGAGTGAATTAGTCGTTGCTCGCTCCGGTAGCGAAGTAGAAGAGGAATCTCAATTCATTGCAACAGAAACCGCTATCAAAACAGCCGCTGTTGTTGATGAAGAGGAATTTCAATTCGTTGTAGAAGAGACGGCGGATATAATCCCGACAGAAGCAATTGTTGTTGAGGAAGCAGATGAAGAAATCGTAGCGCCGCCAGCAGAATTACCAGAAGCAATAGCAACTACGTTAACCCTGAGTGGGGATACCAGCCCCATTGAACCGGTTTCAGACTTTACTCAGGCTGTCCCGAGCATTAATTTGCTTCATGAAATCACCACCGCTTTAACAACCCTTTTAAACTCCCTTATCACAGCGGCTAGTGATAGCGAAGCACTCTTAAATGCAATCGAATCCTATACTGAAAACGTATTGACGGTGTGGAATGAAGCAGAAGTGGCTGGTTTAGGAGGGTTGCAGGCGGTTTGCAATTTTATTAATGATAATGTGATGGCACTGAGTGCGCAAGAACCGGCTGATCGACAACGTAGTCGCGACGTATTGTTACATTGGCCAGAACGGGTTATAGCCTACTTACAAGATCCGGCCACAGCGACGGTAGCACTCGTAACTCATTTACAAGATCCAGATTGGCTACTGCCTTTAGATGATGAGGTTGCCTCACAATTACAATCATTGGGGCAAATTGAAAGTCGAGTAACCGCAGCGTTAGTGACTGAGACGGATTTATCGCCGGCAATTGAAATTGAAACCGAGTTTGAAACGCCAACTGTTTTACCCCTAACGACCGAAGAGGAAATCAAACCACTCGAATCATTTACTTTAGCTGCACCGGATGTGATTGAGTTGTTAATTGGCCAAATCACTGAGATAGCCGAGTCAATTGAACCCATACTCGTACAGTTCATGGGTACTGAGGAAGGGAGTGAAGCGTTATTAAATGCAGTTGAATCTTATACCGAAAATGTGCAAGTGGTATGGGATACAGCGGAAATGGCTGGCTTAACCGGATTGCAAACGGTTTGTAATTTCATTAATGACAATGTGGTAGCGATTAGCGGTCAAGATCAAGCGGGTCGACAACAGAGTCACTCAGCATTGTTAGCTTGGCCGGCATGGATAATAGGCTATTTACAAGATCCGCTCAATGCGAGTCAAATTTTAATAGGCCATTTACAAAACGATCATTGGCCACTACCGCTTGATGACGCCGCAGCATCTCAGCTACAACAGCAGTTAACCCAAAGTACTCAAGCAGTTGCCCAACCCGATTGGGTCGAAACCGAGGGTCACTTACCCGCTGCAGAAGCAGAATCGGCAGAAGTAATCGTTTTAGCTGCACCCGATATTATTGCCGTGTTGGTTAGTCAAGTGATTGAGATTGCAGATTTACTTAATTCATTACTTGAGCCATTAACTGAAGCTGCGGATGGTAGTGAAACCTTACTTGGTGCAGTAGAATCCTATACCGACAACCTGCAGGCGATATGGGATGCAGCAGACCTAGCCAAATTAACTGGACTACAAGAAGTTTGTAGTTTCATTAATGACAATGTGATGACTTTGAGTAGTCAAGATCAAGCCACTCGACAAGCGGGTCGAGAGGTATTGGCTATTTGGCCGGCGTTAGTCATAGCGTATTTACAAAATCCGGGAAAAGCGATAGTTCCCCTTATAAACCATTTGCAACAAAGCAATTGGTCAGTGCCGCTGGACAAAGAATCGGCTGCTCAGTTACAACAGCAGTTGCAAGCCAGCCGCCAATTACCAGCGGCGGTACCAGAAACTACTACACCAAAACCAACTGCAAGTATTATCCCCAGCAGTACTTCTATTGTAGAGTCCCAAATTTACTTGGCAGCACCTGAGGTATTAGACTTGGTCTGTAGCCAAATTAGTGATGTGGCTGAAGGATTGTCAGCAGCCCTTGAGGTATGTGTATCTATGGAGAATGGTAACCCAGCCTTATTAGAGGCCATTGAAAATTATACGAATCAAGTACAGGCCATTTGGGATGCGGCAGAGATGGCAGGCTTAAGCGGATTGCAAGAAGTTTGTACCTTTGTCAACGATAACTTAATGGCTTTTACTATTCAAGAAACGGATCAAAAAGCCACTACGCAAACTTATTTCCTCCAATGGCCAGCAAAGGTGTTAGCTTACTTACAGTTCCCAGCAACTGAGGCGACTCACTTAGTGGCTTTTATGCAAGAGCCAGGGTGGCCAACACCGCTAGAAACAGCGGCTGCAACTCAGCTATTGAACTTACTGACTCAGCCAACTCAATCGGCCATTGCTGGTCAAGAAATCGTTGCGGATAGGGCAATAGCAGAGCCGGAAGAAATAGCCTCTACTGAAGAAGAGGGTTCTATTGCGGAAGTAACACCCATTGAAATCGAAGGCGGTGCCGATATTTCTTTGGGCAGTGTCGAGGTGTTAGAAATTCTCAGCACCGAATTAGAATCCGCTAAAGGTGATTTAGCCGCTGCTCTCAAGCAATTTATCACTTTGCCTAAAGCTGATCCGCGCCTAAATGAAGTATTAGAAAATTATACCGATCAAGTTCAGCGATTATATGCTGCCGCTGAAATCATGGGCCTAGAGGGCTTAAAAACAGTTTGTACTTTTATTACCGACAATATGAAGGCCCTCAGTACCGGCGAGGTTGCGGTTAGAACCCAAGCAAAATCCAGTTTAGAAAAGTGGCCAGATCTGGTATTAGCTTATTTGCAAACGCCAATTCAAAGTGTAGCGGCTTTAATTAACCATTTTAGAGAACCACAATGGGCTAAACCTTTAGATGATGAAGCCGCTCATGCGTTGTTAGATCAACTCATGTCTGGCTCCACCAATGAAGATGAAGCCGATTCAGCCGCAGCCTATAGCCGGCAAACCGTTGCCAATCCGGAAGATGTGTTATTAACGATTCCCGAAGATATTAATCGAGAACTTCTGGAAGCCTATTTACAGGAAACCCCTCAACACGCGGCTGATTTCTCCGCCAGTATTCAAAGTCTGGTTCAAGTTGCGGATCCGGCCGAAATTGAAAAAGCGCAACGAATTGCTCATACTTTAAAAGGTTCTTCTAATATTATTGGTATTAAGGGGATTGCTAATCTCGCTCACCATTTAGAAGACACTTTAGAATATCTCGCCAAGCATCGGGTGACTCCACCGAAAGATTTAACGGATACTCTGGTGGAAGCAGCGGATTGCTTGGAAATTATGGTGGATGCTTTATTGGGTAATGACGACCCACCACCACAAGCCCAACAAGTGCTACAAACCGTGCTAGATTGGGCCAATCGGATTGATAAGGGTAAATTAGATGCGCCACCCAAGCCCACTCGTTCAGTCACGGCAGAAGAGGTAGCGGCTCCGGTCAAAGCGAAACCAGCGAAAGCAGAAGAAGCGAAAGCGGCTAAGCCGGCTCAGAGCGGTGCCGATGCGGCTGCCGGTAGTCCCGAGCAGTTTCTTAGAGTACCGACTAAAACGGTTGATGAATTAATGCGCTTAGTGGGTGAACTGTCTATTTCAGTAGGC
Encoded here:
- a CDS encoding methyl-accepting chemotaxis sensory transducer; its protein translation is MKLRQKMFIGSAFLAVIPVVITAFSTSQIAGTLGQQALTQSAQSHIISIRDTKKAQIEDYFNLVINQLQVYANARTTIDAMRAFKEAYPKFKDEAALHTEMEVSGEEGPIEGPPVPLSLPIEEYKSAVRDYYVNDFSQEYGTLNVNEAPDMMEILDQLDDNSIALQYYYLADNPNPLGTKEEFFSASDASSYTQLHRHYHPYIHDIQRRFVFEDIFLVDHETGHIIYSVLKQIDFATSLIDGPYAKTSLGQVFEQAKQGLHNSVALVDFSPYLPSYDSQAAFIGTPIYDGDQKLGVLIFQLSIDPINDIMTYDRAWRSDESGRTGETYIVASDGTMRNDSRMLVEDKEGYLLAVQQAELPDDVISNIELKDTSVGLQKVDSPGTRAAFSGVTGFDLYEDYRGQFVLSAYAPINVPGLQWAVFSNLQEDESLERLQALTTEITKGILPIAAAILILGGIIGFFFFGRIAAPIGHLESTVTKVAEGDFTARANIKTGDELETLSNAFNGLLDDRLSALAKAEKENEMLNNSIIELLKASFQLSQRDLTVQVPVTEDVTGPLADAINQMATETSKVLLNVRRITDDVEHASNQVKRQGDNVCKVAEAERAVVDTTMAELSAAAEAMNKIAEVAQSCNEIATQATRSTQTALSTVTSTVDGMGEIRETIHETEKRIKRLGERSQEISSIVDIINNIAERTHVLALNASMQAAAAGEAGRGFSVVADEVQRLAESSRNATSQISALVKNIQVETNDTIATMDKTIGQVVEGSRLAERAGEQMKETQNTTANLVQVVEQIAMASRQQAQISNELRERAKTIQMSTQETGKQLEEQTLQTDRLVEYSKQLIESIRVFKLPLTHD
- a CDS encoding response regulator with CheY-like receiver domain and winged-helix DNA-binding domain, encoding MDKVFKVGLFGLASNEQNTLGSIFKLAASRSRQYTLISSDKRPQAEIILVDADDQNAINEWRSFSVHHSAIPVIKVTKNLPIESGSDIYLRRPLTLKRVLETLDKVTIEAHKYVPELVIGGEDKVLDEEANAALLGAVQGAEKASRSGFKALVVDDSLPVRKSMEIQLGLFGMEIDFAETGEEALEYIKKSVYDIIFLDLMLPGIDGYKVCKEIKSYKMSKNTPVVMLTGKGSRFDKLRGTMAGANVYLTKPVEQEKLKEVIKQYLPNTTAA
- a CDS encoding chemotaxis signal transduction protein; translated protein: MKTPWLIPSEALNRPLNRQTDDLILVSEEMTETIRRLGFHIGNIGLLIAQHATSELTEMKQVCAIPFTAPWLLGLINLRGNLVPVFDLNMLMQLPRRTEQKQMLLILGQGELAGAIVIEDLPIHLTFTTADKLETLPPLPTVLKSFATNGYEKKGEIWFNFDHLGFFESLATKIAV
- a CDS encoding chemotaxis protein CheY; amino-acid sequence: MPINKIMVVDDSTVDRMNIQNIISDAGYAVIAASSGQEAIEKAAAEKPDLIFMDVVMQQMDGYQACREITHNEATKNIPIVFVTSKGQKADRMWAEMQGGKALVQKPYTPDQIIQQINNFK